The Betta splendens chromosome 24, fBetSpl5.4, whole genome shotgun sequence DNA window gtgtgtgtctctgcatctgtatccgtgtgtgtgcgtgtgtatctgtgtgtgtgtgtttgcatctgtatccgtgtgtgtgtctctgcatctgtacccgtgtgtgtgcgtgtgtatctctgtgtgtgtgtttgcgtctgtatccgtgtgtgtgcgtgtgtatctctgtgtgtgtgtctctgcatctgtatccgtgtgtgtgtctctgcatctgtacccgtgtgtgcgtgtgtatctctgtgtgtgtgtctctgcatctgtatccctgtgtgtgtgcgtgtgtatctgtgtgtgtgtgtgtacgtctgtgtctgtgtgtgtgtctctgcatctgtatccgtgtgtgtgcgtgtgtatctctgtgtgtgtgtctctgcatctgtacccgtgtgtgcgtgtgtatctctgtgtgtgtgtctctgcatctgtacccgtgtgtgcgtgtgtatctctgtgtgtgtgtctctgcatccgtatccgtgtgtgtgcgtgtgtatctgtgtgtgtgtgtgtacgtctgtgtctgtgtgtgtgtctctgcatctgtatccgtgtgtgtgcgtgtgtatctgtgtgtgtgtgtttgcgtctgtatccgtgtgtgtgcgtgtgtatctgtgtgtgtgtgtttgcatctgtatccgtgtgtgtgtctctgcatctgtatccgtgtgtgtgcgtgtgtatctctgtatctgtgtgtgtctgtgtgtgtgtctatgtgtctgtgtgtgtgtctctgcatctgtatccgtgtgtgtctgtgtctgtgtgtgtgtctctgcatctgtatccctgtgtgtgtgcgtgtgtatctgtgtgtgtgtctctgcatctgtatccgtgtgtgtgtctctgcatctgtacccgtgtgtgtgcgtgtgtatctctgtgtgtgtgtctctgcatctgtacccgtgtgtgcgtgtgtatctctgtgtgtgtgtctctgcatctgtatccgtgtgtgtgcgtgtgtatctgtgtgtgtgtgtttgcgtctgtatccgtgtgtgtgcgtgtgtatctctgtgtgtgtctctgcatctgtacccgtgtgtgtgcgtgtgtatctctgtgtgtgtgtctctgcatccgtacccgtgtgtgtgcgtgtgtatctgtgtgtgtgtgtttgcgtctgtatccgtgtgtgtgcgtgtgtatctgtgtgtgtgtgtgtacgtctgtgtctgtgtgtgtgtctctgcatctgtatccgtgtgtgtgcgtgtgtatctgtgtgtgtgtgtttgcgtctgtatccgtgtgtgtgcgtgtgtatctctgtgtgtgtgtttgcatctgtatccgtgtgtgtgtctctgcatctgtatccgtgtgtgtgcgtgtgtatctgtgtgtgtgtgtttgcgtctgtatccgtgtgtgtgcgtgtgtatctctgtgtgtgtctctgcatctgtacccgtgtgtgtgcgtgtgtatctctgtgtgtgtgtctctgcatccgtacccgtgcgtgtctgtgcaggaGTTCGCCTCGGTGTGCATCCTGTCCACGCTGCAGTCCACCCTCACCCTGTGGTCCCTGCGTGGCCTCAGCCTGCCCATGTACGTGGTGTTCAAGCGCTGCCTGCCGCTCTTCACGCTCAGCATCGGCGTGTGCGTGCTGAGGAACGGGCTGCCGTCCGTGGGCGTGGTGGTCGCCGTGCTCATCACCACCGGCGGCGCGGCTCtggcaggtaaacacacaccacTAACGCTCGCACCACGTCCTAGGACTCACGCGACCAGTGGACTGTGTTCCTGTGTGAAGCGTTACACTTGATCCTGAAGCTTTTCACAAACGCTCCATTTCCTGAATCTCCTGAGCAGCAGCGCTGTTGAAACACTGTGAAATGTGCAGATTAATGGGAGGCAGATTCGTCGCCGTGGGATTAATCTGCCTGATAATCACATTTTGGGAATATTAGCGTGAACATTGGATTAACTGCCTCTGAGAGAGTTTGACTATTGGCAAACGTGGAACCCAGTAAATGTTGTGCagcgtgaggcgttcagggtccAGATCGTGGTGATGTGAGGACTGGAagcgtttcttcttctcttctccctccaGGCGCAGGCGACCTCACCGGCGACCCCTTCGGCTACGTCACCGGCGTGCTGGCGGTCATCATCCACGCGTCCTACCTGGTCCTGATCCAGAAGACCAGCCTGGACAGCGAGTACGGCCCCCTCACCGCCCAGTACGCCATCGCCATCATGGCCTCGCCGGTGAGGACGCGGCAcgtgcctcctcctctgccgcctcctccacctcctccaccccctggctcctccgcctcctccgcctcctgtgcctcctccaccccctggctcctccgcctcctccgctcccttcaccttctcctccgcctcctcctccacctcctcctttgcctcctccacctcctcctttgccacctccacctcctccgcctcctctgcctcctctgctccctccaccccccccggctcctccgcctcctcctactcctactcctccgcctccgcctcttccactccttccacctcctccattccctccacctcttccgccacctcctccgccatctcctctgcctcctccacctcctcctccgcctactgcgcctcctccgccacctcctccacctcctccgcctccttctctgcctcctccacctcctcttctgcctcctccacctcctccgcctcctcctctgcctccgccacctcctccacctcctccacctcctccacctcctgcacctcctgcacctcctgcgcctcctccgcctccacctcctccaccccctccacctcctcctgtgtgactctgtgtgtctctgtttcaggTGCTGCTGGTTTGCTCCGTCATCTCCATGGACGCTGTCAACATGTGGTCGTACGACGGCTGGAGGGACCCCCACATCAGCGTCATCTTCACCTTCTGCATCTTCATCGGCTGCGCCATGAACTTCACCACGCTGCACTGCACCTACATCAACTCGGCCGTCACCACCAGCTTCGTGGGCGTGGTCAAGAGCATCGCCACCATCACGGTGGGCATGCTGGCCTTCAGCGACGTGGCGCCCACGCAGCTCTTCATCGGCGGCGTGGTGGTGAACACCGTGGGCTCCATCACCTACTGCGTGGTCAAATACTTCGAGACCAAGAAGAAGAGCTCGTacgaggacctggaggagtCGGGGAAGGACGGCTCGCTGCCTGGGGAGCCGTACCGCCAGAACCCGGCGCCGGGCGGAGACGGACCCGCTGCCGGCACTGGACCCGGCACCGGACCCGGCACCGTACCCGACCCGCGCGGCGCAGAGGGAGCGCCGGGCGCCGGGAGTCCGGACCCGGAGGCCTCGGCCAACGAGCAGCCGTGGAGCGGAGGCCCCGGAGACGCGGATGCAGCCGTGGACTCGCGGGTGATGACGGAACAAGAGCTGCTGGAGATGCAGAGGGAGCATCTCCACAGGGAGAACGCCGCCTCTGCCGCCTCGGTGACTGACAGCTACGTGGGCGTGTGGCGCTCCGTCAGACACCTGCAGTTCATGAAGAAAGAGCCTCTGATCGAGAACATGGAGCAGCAGAGTCCGTGAGGCCagaagcagccgcagcagcgcaGCCTCTGTTCACCAGTAGCCGTGAAGCCTTGAGTTGGGAGCAGGAGGTTCTGTGAGGCTCCTGGTGGAAGGAGGCGGAGAACGGACCCAGAGAAGCTGCTTCCCCCAGCGCTGAGACCGCGGCTGAGCCTCGGCGCAGCATGATCGGTTCAGCCGAGCGACACCGGAGCCACGAAGCAGCAGAACGTCTCACTTTTCAAATCTGGATCATTATTCATTTCTGTTGTGAAATTAAACCTTTCAATGCAAATTGTTGTTCAGGTGGAGTTCAATTACACAAACGCACCCACTGGCTCAGACCGAGCCACAACCACGGTTCAACCGCGGCGCCAACCTTAGTTCAGTGGCGTcgtggttctggttcaggttcagTGGCTGACCCGGTTAGCTAGTGCCTGGTTAGCTTGTTGCTAACGCATGCAAAGTATCATGAGAGTCACGATGCTCAGGTTGTAAAACATCACAAACGGCTGTTGGTCACTTTCCTGCACAAACATAAGGTTTAGTCACAAGAAACCAGTAAAAAATGGGTTTTGGGTCAAACAAACTGTGTTTCTGCCTCTTTTCAAATCGGTGACTAAATGTACTGGAGCttagaaccagaacctgtgaaTCAGGAAACGGGTTCTGTTTGGGTCATGAGATCTGGTCCCAATTAAATCTGTTTAGCGGAGCCTGATGAGGTGAGTGGGTTTGGTCCAGTCTGCACCAGAACCTGTGTGTCCTCCGGCAGCACAGACCCGTTTCTAATGAGAGCAGCGTCCGAGGCGTGTGGGCCGCGAGCCCAGACGTCCACAGGAACCATTTACATCAGCTGAGGGAAGTCAGGCCGGGTCCACGTGTTTCTGTGGCGGTCCGTCTGGTTCCGTAACTCAGAGAAAGACGGGGTGGAGGAGTAGAAAGCGTTCAGACAGAAAGGTCCAAACTCAGCGATGGTGTTCTGTCACATAATAAGCGCCGCCCGAAGCGGCTGACGCTGGGCCCTGTCTCACTGACGATGGTTCTGGTCACTGATGTTTGCTGATAATAAACTGCTGCCGGTCCTGACGTGGCATCGCAGCTTTTAAAGCGGCTCCTGTGTTCACACACATCGGGTCCATCAGGGTTGATGCCTCGGGCCTGTGGCTCCGCATCGATCCATATCGACTTTTGTTCTCACGCGCAGCAAACTTCATTTAGCGGCAGACGAGCTGTGCTGTCGCCTGGAGCTTCACAGCTGCTGATGAGGAGCCAACACGCATCACAGAACAATGGACCCGCTTCTCCGGGTTCGGGTCTGGACCTGAaggatcagctgctcctccacacaccGTTCGTGTTGATTTGCTCTGAGGCTTCGTTGATTATTGGATCTGTGATATGAATCATTACGTCTGTGACTTTACTGTCATATTTCACCTTCATGAGTGAAAACGTCACTCTGTTCCACCAGCGGACTGCGTGTCTGAACGGGTGATGAACAGCTGAGTGGACCCTTTGAATCAGAACTGTCAGTACATTAAACtccagcagagagaagcagcagcagccaggcgCTGGTTCCGTGTTCGTCACTATGGGTCCGCTCTGCGCCCCGTGCTCCGGTGCATTTAACGGGCCCGTGGTTCTGACGCTGCCGCGTGCGGCCTCTCGTCAGCGCGTGTTGGTGCCTGGGAGGTAAACGTCTCTGCTCCGCTGCAGCAAACCGACCCAGTTTGTCTCTGGCTCCGCAAACAATAATTATGAAGTTAATGCAAAGCGGCTCGTTGAGCTGAAACAAGTGACGAATAACATGAGGTCGGTTCAGGGCCGCgacgctggaggagaagaaggaccCGTCACCGATCAGCTGCGTCCTGATACGTGACGTCACCTCAGGCATAAAACACAGAGGTTCTACTGTGACGACACAAACatggtgacagagagagagagagagagagagaaacacacacaaacagagagggagagagaaacacacacacaaacagagagagagagaaacacacacaaacagagagagagagagagaaacacacacacaaacagagagagagagagaaacacacacacaaacagagagagagagagaaacacacacacacacacacacacacacacacacacacacacacacacacacacacacacatccagaaaTAGATGAAAATGAACAAGACAAATAATGTGTTGGAGGTTTGAGGTTGGTTTAATTTTGTGTGATGCAACAAAAGTGGCATTTGGAGTGTGTTGTATCTCATTGGTGGACTGTGATTCTCGTGTCGGTGCAGTGACTCTTGTAACTCTCTCGTCGGTGCTGTGActcttgtgtttgtgctgtgactcTCATGTCGGTGCTGTGACTCTCGTGTCGGTGCTGTGACTCTTGTAACTCTCTCGTCGGTGCTGTGActcttgtgtttgtgctgtgactcTCATGTCGGTGCTGTGACTCTCGTGTCGGTGCTGTGACTCTCGTGTCGGTGCTGTGACTCTCGTGTCGGTGCTGTGACTCTTGTAACTCTCTCGTCGGTGCTGTGActcttgtgtttgtgctgtgactcTCGTGTCGGTGCTGTGACTCTCGTGTCGGTGCTGTGACTCTCGTGTCGGTGCTGTGACTCTCGTGTCGGTGCTGTGACTCTCGTGTCGGTGCTGTGACTCTTGTAACTCTCTCGTCGGTGCTGTGACTCTCGTGTCGGTGCAGCGACTCTCGTGTCGGTGCAGCGACTCTCGTGTCGGTGCAGCGACTCTCGTGTCGGTGCAGCGACTCTCGTGTCGGTGCTGTGACTCTCGTGTCCGTACTGTGTCTCTCGTGTCGGTGCTGTGACTCTCGTGTCGGTGCAGTGACTCTCATGTCGATGCAGCGACTCTCGTATCGGTGCTGTGACTCTTGTGTTGGTTCAGTGACTCTCGTATCGGTGCAGTGACTCTCGTATCGGTGCTGTGACTCTCGTGTCGGTGCAGTGACTCTCGTGTCGATGCAGCGACTCTCGTATCGGTGCTGTGACTCTCATGTCGGTGCTGTGACTCTCATGTCGGTGCGGTGACACCGTCTCCTGCTTCCTGAGCTGCTTTAGCTTTGTGCATTTttgttggtgtttgtttttaaagtcatTCAAGCAGctggaaggtggaggaggtttATACGCGTGATCACTGGTTGCATGCAAGGATTCAGCCACTAAAGGTCAGGAGTCGACGCGTTCTGTGACATCACTGTGGTCAACTTCTCCGAACTGTGGAGCAAATCCGGTGACGGATGCCTTGAGGAGAGTTCTGTgttctttatgtgtgtgttatgtgtcaGGTCTTTTTGTTTCTAACTCTTGGTGAACAGTGCTTTGTCCCCGGAACCGAAGGACGTTAACTGCTACTGCTACAGCTAAAGTGAATCTTTGGGCACCAGAACCTTCTTCTTTTAGCTCTGCAAAGAGCTCCTTTCCTGGTCCGTTCGTGGTCCATATCCTCTATTCTAAAGTCTAGAATACTTTATTGATAACAACTCAGTCTTTTCTCCTGAGTCTCTTATTTTctcttattttttgtttgttgtttactgTTGAACCTGGTTTGGTACCAGTGAGAATCCTGCTGGCGTCAGCTCGTCCTCAGAACCTCAGTAAGAGACATAAATTTCATGAACAAAGGaggcgctgagctgcagctttatATATAAAAGAGCTCTTCATCCATCTAGTGGCTCCTCAGCGGAACCACAGGATCAGTTCAGGATCGGATTAGGATCAGATCGGAGTTCTGCTCTTCAGAGGCTAGACAGCACATCCAGCCTGGCCCTGGTCTGCATGTCACATGACACATACATAAATCATCTGTCtggtttttctgctgtttttgttccaTAAGTTTAACCTTTGAATACAAACGGATGAAGACCAGCGCTGTGAGATCTCTTTATTCCACATCAGCTGACTCAGCACGTTACATGTTTGCATAAATCTCATCTTTCTGCTTCTGTAGCACCTCTGGCTCCACCTCGTGTCCATGTGTGTGGACACTGTGATGTTAGtggataaaacacacacacacacacacacacacacacacacacacacacacacacacacacacacacacacacacacacacacacacacacacacacacacacacacgcacactgaggCTTAGCTCTCGTTCTTGTTgagcctctttttctttttctttggcaCCTGCTTCAAGGATGATGCCGATGGTTGATGAGTTGTTGCTTCTCCCACTACCTCCGGCCCGGTCTCGTCTTCCTCTGGTTCCACTGGATCCACCTCCTCACTGTCCTCCAGAACCTTCGGCTCCGCGGCTTCCAGCTGTGACTGTGTATCTGAGCCCACGCTGTCACTCTCTGGTGCCGGTTCTGGCTGCTGGATCTCATCTCCAGGTTTGACTTGTTCCTCCTGGATCTCAGCTGGTCGAGATCCTTCTGGGTTCGGCCCGGTTGGTGGTGCTTCAGAACCCGACGTCTCCTGAGCTTCATCTGGCCGTGGACCAGTTTCTGCTTCAACCTGCTCTTTGGTTTGAGGTTTGGTTTTGAACTGAACAAAAGCAGAAGCTACTAAATCTTCGAGGTCGGCGTCTTTACTGTCCTCGTCTTCTTTGTCCTCAGCAGCCGGAGCCAACAAGGAATctgcaaactgctgcagcttggcctgctcctccttcagacGAGCCATGTCCTCGGTCAGAACCGGGTCCTCGTCCTGGATCTCCTGGATCTCCAGTGGAGTCAGCGGCTCGGAGCTGGACACCTTGGAGGGCAGGCTGGCGTTGGCCTGACGGACGTCTCTGATCTTATCGTAGAGAACCTTCCTCTCGTCCTGTAAAGCCCGACAAAGACGCTCCAGCTTCTGGATCTTCAGCACGAACAAGTCGTACTCTTTGCTCTTCTCCGTTCTCTGAGGAGAGAAGGACGGACGGTGAAAGCAAGGACGACGAGCGTCAACCGTCACACGGACACATACTGCACCTCTTCGATCATGTCGGTCAGAGCCTTGTTGCAGTTCTCGAACCTCGTCTTCCACAGATTCGACTCTTTCTCcattttcttcatcttctctgACATCTGGGAAAACCAAGTAGAGTAAGAGCCAGGTTCTGGGGGAGCTCAGGCAGGGTGTGCACTTCTTACCTTCTCCATCTCGTTCTTGAAGCGCACGTAGATTTCGTTGCTCTTGGCCAACGTTCCCTGAAACTCGTCAAACTTCTGTGCGTAGAGGGTGAGCTGGGatcagacggagacagagactcAGAGCTGCAGCGCGAACACGATCATAAACCAGCTCACTGCCCAAAACACGAGCTGCCGTCGCTGAGGAACCCGTTCTGATTGGGAGGCACGGCCCTAAACCTGAGCCGGCCACATTGAACCTTCGTGCTGTGGTACAGGTGGGTGAGCGCAGTGTCTCCCCGGTGCATCGTGGGTAATGTAGGCTTCGTTATTCACCTGAGCCTGCATCACAGTCCCCTGCTCTCTGAGTGTCTGAGCCTGCAGCTTCCACTCAGCGGCCTGAACCAGTAACTGGTTAgagagagcagacagagacGTTACACGCGGTTCTTTACCTTCTTCTTCATGgacagctcctgctccttcataGCGAagcatttctttgttttgtcaatAGCCTCCCTAAGCAGCTAGGTGACAGAGACAACAGGGTCAGTGTGACGAGCCCCGCTGCTGGACGGATGCTGGCTGTACTCACGTATTCCTTCTCCCTGCGGTGCTTCTCCTCGGCCTCGGCCAGCAGAGCGTTGGCCTGCTGCAGCCGGGCCTCGCTCAGCTTGCTCTGCAGCTCGCGGTGCTGGTCGATCTTGTCCAGACTCTGCGCAGAGAGGATGTGCTCACAAAGTGTGCAGGTGTGAGGCGCgtcgacctctgacctctgctctcTTACCGCCTCCCTCTGCTCGCACTGGCTCATCAGGCTCTCCAGCTTGTCGGTCAGGTTGGCGTTTTCGCGGCACAGCTTGTCGTTGCGGGCGCTGTGCAGCTCGATCTGAGCCTGGATCTCGGTCAGCACCGTCTGGAAGTGGTCGGTCATCTCGCTGcgcttctcctcatcctccctgcagcgctgcagagccTCCTCCTGCCGGGGCCACAATCACACGCT harbors:
- the txlnba gene encoding beta-taxilin isoform X2, which encodes MEMSVKAASVAPPPQPDVTSSPSDAAGAAGARRRSSDAIDPMEEFSRRLEEIVRTYGSAATLLDKQAEEPDVDKMKEEAKEGSTVTMETEVSLIMQSLNVSSSPEEKLGELVRKHAELAALRRRHEAQLSAVHQERQQLRAERSSSVAARGQLEALCRELQGHYRTLREEALQRCREDEEKRSEMTDHFQTVLTEIQAQIELHSARNDKLCRENANLTDKLESLMSQCEQREASLDKIDQHRELQSKLSEARLQQANALLAEAEEKHRREKEYLLVQAAEWKLQAQTLREQGTVMQAQLTLYAQKFDEFQGTLAKSNEIYVRFKNEMEKMSEKMKKMEKESNLWKTRFENCNKALTDMIEERTEKSKEYDLFVLKIQKLERLCRALQDERKVLYDKIRDVRQANASLPSKVSSSEPLTPLEIQEIQDEDPVLTEDMARLKEEQAKLQQFADSLLAPAAEDKEDEDSKDADLEDLVASAFVQFKTKPQTKEQVEAETGPRPDEAQETSGSEAPPTGPNPEGSRPAEIQEEQVKPGDEIQQPEPAPESDSVGSDTQSQLEAAEPKVLEDSEEVDPVEPEEDETGPEVVGEATTHQPSASSLKQVPKKKKKRLNKNES
- the slc35d3 gene encoding solute carrier family 35 member D3; the encoded protein is MDVVKSRLLGISVAVAHGVFSGSLNILLKFLITNYHFGFLTLIQFMTSSTAALTLEVLRRLGKVDIPPFSVQLSKEFASVCILSTLQSTLTLWSLRGLSLPMYVVFKRCLPLFTLSIGVCVLRNGLPSVGVVVAVLITTGGAALAGAGDLTGDPFGYVTGVLAVIIHASYLVLIQKTSLDSEYGPLTAQYAIAIMASPVLLVCSVISMDAVNMWSYDGWRDPHISVIFTFCIFIGCAMNFTTLHCTYINSAVTTSFVGVVKSIATITVGMLAFSDVAPTQLFIGGVVVNTVGSITYCVVKYFETKKKSSYEDLEESGKDGSLPGEPYRQNPAPGGDGPAAGTGPGTGPGTVPDPRGAEGAPGAGSPDPEASANEQPWSGGPGDADAAVDSRVMTEQELLEMQREHLHRENAASAASVTDSYVGVWRSVRHLQFMKKEPLIENMEQQSP
- the txlnba gene encoding beta-taxilin isoform X1; this translates as MEMSVKAASVAPPPQPDVTSSPSDAAGAAGARRRSSDAIDPMEEFSRRLEEIVRTYGSAATLLDKQAEEPDVDKMKEEAKEGSTVTMETEVSLIMQSLNVSSSPEEKLGELVRKHAELAALRRRHEAQLSAVHQERQQLRAERSSSVAARGQLEALCRELQGHYRTLREEALQRCREDEEKRSEMTDHFQTVLTEIQAQIELHSARNDKLCRENANLTDKLESLMSQCEQREASLDKIDQHRELQSKLSEARLQQANALLAEAEEKHRREKEYLLREAIDKTKKCFAMKEQELSMKKKLTLYAQKFDEFQGTLAKSNEIYVRFKNEMEKMSEKMKKMEKESNLWKTRFENCNKALTDMIEERTEKSKEYDLFVLKIQKLERLCRALQDERKVLYDKIRDVRQANASLPSKVSSSEPLTPLEIQEIQDEDPVLTEDMARLKEEQAKLQQFADSLLAPAAEDKEDEDSKDADLEDLVASAFVQFKTKPQTKEQVEAETGPRPDEAQETSGSEAPPTGPNPEGSRPAEIQEEQVKPGDEIQQPEPAPESDSVGSDTQSQLEAAEPKVLEDSEEVDPVEPEEDETGPEVVGEATTHQPSASSLKQVPKKKKKRLNKNES